In the Prochlorococcus sp. MIT 1307 genome, one interval contains:
- the psb28 gene encoding photosystem II reaction center protein Psb28, translating into MTKSNAVAAIQFFRGIDEPVVPEIRLTRSRDGRTGQAFFIFDSPEALTKESLTDLKGMLLIDEEGELVTREVNARFVNGEASALEATYTWKSEVDFERFMRFAQRYAKSHGMGYTDNSAKK; encoded by the coding sequence ATGACTAAATCCAACGCAGTTGCAGCGATTCAATTCTTTCGGGGTATAGATGAACCTGTTGTGCCTGAAATACGTCTAACGAGAAGTCGAGACGGCAGGACTGGTCAAGCTTTCTTCATATTCGATAGCCCTGAAGCTCTCACAAAAGAATCATTGACAGATTTGAAAGGCATGCTTCTTATTGACGAAGAAGGAGAATTGGTTACTAGAGAAGTAAATGCTCGCTTTGTAAATGGCGAGGCTAGTGCTCTTGAAGCCACTTATACATGGAAATCAGAAGTCGACTTTGAACGCTTCATGCGTTTTGCCCAAAGATATGCAAAAAGCCATGGCATGGGTTATACCGACAATTCTGCAAAAAAATAA
- a CDS encoding AI-2E family transporter yields MKLPHWLALSALLSAGVILWSLKEILIQIFAGIVLAMALCTLVEKLRSIIPIARPIALLFSLSIILIFVSLIFIIVLPPFAEEFQQLIVQLPNAASALSDIARENLEKVNEMIYGDYQEGTIGRQFFANGFNPLPDSSTLATGVGDGIKKILDLAGNVGSVFLKVLFILAVSLMISIQPIAYREVSILLIPSFYRRRARRILLDCGKALSNWMVGVLISSLCVALLAGIGLSILGVKLVIANAILAGILNVIPNVGPVISTIFPMSVALLDEPWKAIAVLGMYIFIQNLESYLITPSVMHHQVKLLPGLTLTAQFIFTVVFGPIGLILALPLTVVLQVLIKEIVIKDLLDPWKKKHLAR; encoded by the coding sequence ATGAAACTTCCCCATTGGCTAGCCCTATCGGCTCTTTTGTCAGCGGGGGTAATTCTATGGAGCCTAAAAGAAATACTTATTCAGATTTTTGCTGGAATTGTGCTAGCAATGGCGCTTTGCACGCTTGTAGAAAAGTTACGTTCAATAATTCCAATTGCTAGGCCTATAGCTTTGCTGTTTAGCCTCTCCATCATATTAATTTTCGTCAGCCTTATATTTATTATTGTCTTACCACCATTTGCAGAAGAATTCCAACAGTTAATAGTTCAACTTCCTAATGCAGCGAGTGCACTCTCAGACATTGCCAGAGAGAATTTAGAGAAAGTGAACGAAATGATTTATGGAGACTATCAAGAAGGAACTATTGGTAGGCAATTTTTCGCAAATGGATTTAATCCCTTACCTGATAGTTCAACATTAGCTACTGGTGTTGGGGATGGAATCAAAAAGATTCTCGATCTAGCTGGAAATGTAGGAAGTGTTTTCTTAAAAGTCCTATTTATTCTCGCTGTGAGTCTAATGATTTCAATTCAACCAATTGCTTATAGAGAAGTTTCAATTCTTCTGATTCCTTCCTTTTATAGACGAAGAGCTCGAAGGATACTTCTTGATTGCGGTAAAGCCCTTAGTAATTGGATGGTTGGGGTTTTAATTAGTTCTTTATGTGTGGCCCTACTAGCAGGAATTGGCCTATCAATTTTGGGTGTAAAACTAGTAATTGCCAATGCTATTTTAGCTGGCATTCTGAATGTCATACCAAATGTAGGACCAGTTATAAGTACGATATTCCCTATGTCAGTAGCATTACTTGATGAGCCATGGAAAGCGATTGCAGTTTTAGGAATGTACATATTTATACAAAATCTTGAAAGTTATCTAATAACTCCTTCCGTAATGCATCATCAAGTCAAGCTACTTCCAGGATTAACACTTACCGCTCAATTTATATTTACTGTGGTTTTTGGGCCAATTGGATTAATACTTGCTTTGCCATTAACAGTCGTTCTTCAAGTTTTGATCAAAGAAATTGTCATTAAAGATTTGCTAGATCCATGGAAAAAGAAACATCTCGCAAGATGA
- a CDS encoding DUF6439 family protein translates to MTKWPSKAQDLSIKLHAQLSLNDKNWHKYKNDPNRRAAELLAGALVQLISGGKEADITELINQSMRWVKREIKAPSCPDR, encoded by the coding sequence ATGACGAAATGGCCATCAAAGGCTCAAGATCTTTCCATTAAGCTCCATGCTCAACTAAGCCTTAACGATAAAAATTGGCATAAATATAAAAACGACCCAAACAGAAGAGCTGCAGAATTACTTGCTGGAGCACTGGTTCAACTTATCTCTGGTGGGAAAGAAGCTGATATCACTGAGCTTATAAATCAATCAATGCGATGGGTAAAACGAGAAATAAAAGCTCCTAGTTGTCCTGATCGCTAA
- a CDS encoding class I SAM-dependent methyltransferase: MAETNFTKIAYQTLQQGKGLAGLAHKHLSSKLMELIAPDAIPNTKPIPAELFYELRRSVAALEKLDWLDAEQGIYPKSQLFDAPWLEWAARYPLIWFDLPSTWQRRKQKRTRDIPIKINKNVYPDYYLQNFHHQTDGYLSDYSAELYDLQVEILFNGTADSMRRRIIAPLKRGLKRFSNRPKESLKVLDVATGTGRTLKQIRSALKDEELIGIDLSGAYLRQASRYLNSRGEEFAQLIRGNAEEMPFPNESMQALTCVFLLHELPKNARQNVLKECWRVLEPGGVLVLADSIQIADSPQFSPIMEDFHKVFHEPYYRDYINDDIDEKLINSGFQSITAESYFMTRVWSATKPIKVNN, encoded by the coding sequence ATGGCTGAGACAAACTTCACAAAGATCGCCTATCAAACACTTCAACAGGGCAAGGGACTTGCAGGACTTGCCCATAAACATTTGAGCTCCAAATTGATGGAATTGATAGCACCAGATGCTATCCCAAATACAAAACCTATACCTGCAGAATTATTTTATGAGCTTCGTCGCTCAGTTGCCGCTTTGGAAAAATTAGACTGGCTTGATGCTGAACAAGGCATATATCCAAAAAGTCAACTATTTGATGCACCCTGGCTTGAATGGGCAGCAAGATACCCATTAATTTGGTTCGATCTGCCTTCCACCTGGCAAAGAAGGAAACAAAAAAGAACTAGAGATATACCCATTAAAATAAACAAAAATGTATACCCAGACTATTACCTTCAAAATTTTCATCATCAAACAGATGGGTACCTTAGTGATTATTCAGCAGAACTTTATGATTTACAAGTTGAAATTCTTTTTAATGGAACAGCAGATTCCATGCGAAGGAGAATTATTGCCCCATTAAAAAGAGGTCTTAAAAGGTTCAGCAATAGGCCAAAAGAAAGTTTGAAAGTACTTGATGTTGCAACTGGTACAGGCCGAACTTTAAAACAAATACGAAGTGCCTTAAAGGACGAAGAATTAATTGGAATAGACCTCTCAGGAGCTTATCTTAGACAAGCAAGTCGATATCTAAACTCTAGAGGTGAAGAGTTTGCACAATTAATAAGAGGCAATGCAGAGGAAATGCCTTTCCCAAATGAAAGCATGCAAGCTTTAACATGTGTATTTCTATTACACGAACTACCAAAGAATGCGAGGCAAAATGTACTTAAAGAGTGCTGGAGAGTACTAGAACCTGGAGGTGTACTAGTACTAGCCGACTCAATTCAAATTGCTGACTCACCTCAGTTCTCTCCTATCATGGAAGATTTTCATAAGGTCTTTCATGAGCCTTATTACCGTGACTATATAAATGATGATATTGACGAAAAGTTAATTAATAGTGGCTTTCAATCTATAACTGCAGAATCTTACTTTATGACAAGAGTATGGAGTGCAACTAAACCCATAAAAGTCAATAATTAG
- a CDS encoding ATP-binding protein, which yields MMRISSFKAVQHLYSFCVLLVSRKFRWADFSFPSTLQLSSFLEILMEPISQSESTEKIQLGLQEALVNAVLHGNSGDPSKHLRVRRILTPNWFVWQIQDEGKGIPIDERCASLPTDLDANHGRGLFIIHHCFDDVRWSRRGNRLQLATRR from the coding sequence ATGATGCGTATCAGCTCATTCAAAGCTGTTCAGCATCTATATTCTTTTTGTGTTCTTTTAGTGTCAAGGAAATTCCGGTGGGCTGACTTTTCATTTCCTTCAACACTTCAGCTATCTTCGTTCCTTGAGATTCTTATGGAGCCTATTTCTCAAAGTGAATCTACTGAAAAAATACAGCTGGGTCTTCAAGAAGCACTTGTGAATGCTGTTTTACATGGCAATAGTGGAGACCCTTCAAAACATTTAAGGGTTCGTCGAATACTTACTCCAAATTGGTTTGTATGGCAAATTCAAGATGAAGGAAAAGGAATCCCAATAGATGAACGGTGTGCATCATTGCCTACTGATCTTGATGCTAATCATGGGCGCGGACTGTTCATAATTCATCATTGTTTTGATGATGTTCGTTGGAGTCGCCGAGGTAATCGTTTGCAGCTAGCAACTCGACGATGA
- the glnA gene encoding type I glutamate--ammonia ligase, translating to MGKSPQDVLRQIKDESIELIDLKFTDLHGKWQHLTVTSDMVDEEAFTSGLAFDGSSIRGWKAINESDMAMVPDANTAWIDPFYRHKTLSLICSIQEPRSGEPYARCPRSLAQKALNHLASTGLADTAFFGAEPEFFLFDDVRYNSSEGGCFYSVDTIEAPWNTGRIEEGGNLAYKIQIKEGYFPVAPNDTAQDIRSEMLLQMGQLGIPIEKHHHEVAGAGQHELGMKFAELINAADNVMTYKYVVRNVAKKYGKTATFMPKPVFNDNGTGMHVHQSLWKSGQPLFFGEGTYANLSQTARWYIGGILKHAPSFLAFTNPTTNSYKRLVPGFEAPVNLVYSQGNRSAAVRIPLTGPNPKAKRFEFRPGDAMANPYLAFSAMMMAGIDGIKNQIDPGDGVDVDLFELPEEQLANIATVPSSLNGALSYLKSDHKYLTEGGVFSEDFIDNWIQIKYEEVQQLRQRPHPHEFVMYYDA from the coding sequence ATGGGCAAATCTCCCCAGGACGTCCTCCGTCAAATAAAAGATGAAAGCATTGAATTAATTGATCTAAAATTCACAGACCTTCATGGCAAGTGGCAACACCTAACTGTCACATCTGACATGGTTGATGAGGAAGCATTTACTAGTGGACTTGCTTTTGATGGATCCTCAATTCGCGGATGGAAGGCAATTAACGAATCAGATATGGCCATGGTGCCTGATGCCAATACAGCTTGGATAGATCCTTTTTATCGCCATAAAACCTTAAGCTTGATCTGCTCAATTCAGGAGCCACGCAGTGGAGAACCTTATGCAAGGTGCCCAAGATCATTAGCTCAAAAAGCTCTTAATCACCTCGCCTCCACTGGCCTTGCAGATACAGCCTTCTTCGGGGCCGAACCTGAATTTTTCCTGTTTGATGATGTTCGTTATAACTCCAGCGAAGGAGGATGTTTCTACAGCGTCGACACAATCGAAGCACCTTGGAACACAGGAAGGATTGAAGAAGGAGGAAACCTTGCCTATAAGATCCAGATTAAAGAAGGATATTTCCCTGTAGCACCTAACGATACCGCTCAAGATATTAGATCAGAGATGTTGCTCCAGATGGGTCAACTAGGGATACCTATAGAGAAACATCATCACGAGGTTGCCGGTGCAGGACAACATGAATTAGGAATGAAATTTGCCGAATTAATTAACGCAGCCGACAACGTAATGACATATAAATATGTAGTAAGAAATGTAGCCAAAAAATATGGCAAAACAGCTACATTTATGCCAAAGCCAGTTTTCAATGATAATGGTACTGGTATGCACGTTCATCAAAGTCTATGGAAAAGTGGACAACCTCTTTTCTTTGGAGAAGGAACATATGCAAACCTTTCACAAACTGCGAGGTGGTATATCGGCGGAATCCTGAAACATGCGCCATCATTCCTAGCATTTACCAACCCAACAACTAATAGTTATAAACGTCTTGTCCCTGGTTTTGAAGCCCCAGTAAATCTTGTTTATTCCCAAGGCAACCGATCAGCAGCTGTAAGAATCCCCCTAACTGGACCTAATCCAAAAGCAAAGAGGTTTGAATTCCGCCCAGGTGATGCAATGGCAAACCCATATTTAGCTTTCAGTGCAATGATGATGGCTGGAATAGATGGGATCAAAAACCAAATAGATCCTGGGGATGGTGTTGATGTTGACTTATTTGAATTACCAGAAGAACAACTGGCAAATATTGCAACAGTCCCATCTTCATTAAATGGAGCACTTAGTTATCTTAAGTCAGACCATAAATATCTTACTGAGGGAGGTGTCTTTAGCGAAGATTTCATAGACAATTGGATCCAGATAAAATACGAAGAAGTCCAACAATTGCGTCAAAGGCCTCACCCACATGAGTTCGTTATGTATTACGACGCATAA
- a CDS encoding GUN4 domain-containing protein, with translation MLSENSHSSDISIEELLEQFSNGSSRKRRGLIKSIEARAKEIALLGPDALAPFSPQGDDWAAGWILQVIHRNQPDAISKLISPDSTGWFHTESLEGIDYASFQSSLLSENFEDADRFTSAILRQLAGPEAEERGYVYFSEVGTMSGVDLVTLDRLWFAYSQGRFGFSIQARLLNSLGGRYDRLWPRIGWKENGVWTRYPHAFSWSITAPEGHMPLVNQLRGVRLMDALLNHPALLVRREEGTSGSTFSN, from the coding sequence ATGCTTTCTGAAAACTCCCATTCATCTGATATCAGCATTGAAGAGTTGTTAGAGCAATTCTCTAACGGCTCCTCAAGGAAACGTCGTGGCCTTATTAAATCAATAGAAGCTCGAGCTAAAGAAATTGCTTTGTTGGGGCCAGACGCATTAGCACCTTTTTCTCCTCAGGGGGATGATTGGGCTGCTGGCTGGATTCTGCAGGTTATTCACAGAAATCAACCAGATGCCATCTCAAAGCTAATTTCTCCTGACTCAACTGGATGGTTTCACACTGAGTCTCTTGAAGGAATTGATTATGCCTCTTTCCAAAGTTCTCTCCTCTCTGAAAATTTTGAGGATGCTGACCGATTTACTAGTGCAATACTTCGGCAATTAGCAGGTCCAGAAGCTGAAGAACGCGGTTATGTCTATTTTAGTGAAGTTGGAACCATGTCTGGAGTTGACCTAGTCACTTTGGATAGGCTTTGGTTTGCTTACTCCCAAGGTAGATTTGGCTTCTCAATTCAGGCTCGCCTTTTAAACTCACTAGGAGGTCGTTACGATCGTTTGTGGCCTCGAATTGGCTGGAAAGAAAATGGAGTATGGACTAGATATCCGCATGCTTTTTCATGGTCAATAACTGCCCCAGAAGGGCATATGCCTCTTGTGAACCAACTTCGCGGGGTCCGTTTAATGGATGCTCTTTTGAATCATCCTGCACTTCTTGTACGTCGAGAGGAGGGGACTTCTGGCTCAACATTTTCAAATTAA
- a CDS encoding AI-2E family transporter, protein MTSRKLIAFLTLLFLALLIWQLRWVLMVFFGAIVLAVTLDVLIQKLQKQLKIPRSFALCLVLFILIISGALIFQLLIPELITQVKELGTLLPALDSKLQLIITSQPLLAEIKESIPNQFNWERLQPYGAKLLGFAGDAANSLIQLLLISVLSILLTLDPKSHRKIIISATPRPFRSEVSTLLDNCRVALGGWLEGMTISATSVFLLTWLGLSILKVPLALLSALVCGILTFLPTIGPTTATLLPLGIALIISPILMLKVLILRIILQNIEAFLLTPFLLSRTVNLLPTVALMAQLSLGALLGLPGLLIALPLTVTLQVCIQDLLIKKVMDKWV, encoded by the coding sequence ATGACTTCTCGTAAATTAATTGCATTTTTAACATTATTATTTCTAGCCTTACTTATATGGCAGTTAAGATGGGTACTTATGGTTTTTTTTGGCGCAATAGTTTTAGCAGTTACGCTAGATGTACTAATACAGAAACTACAAAAACAATTAAAAATACCTCGAAGCTTTGCATTATGTCTTGTTCTATTTATTTTAATAATCTCTGGAGCCTTAATATTTCAGCTGTTAATTCCTGAATTAATTACACAAGTAAAAGAACTGGGAACACTTTTACCAGCTTTAGACTCAAAGCTTCAGTTAATAATTACAAGTCAACCTCTTTTAGCTGAAATTAAAGAATCTATACCTAACCAATTCAACTGGGAAAGATTACAGCCTTATGGGGCAAAATTACTTGGCTTCGCTGGGGATGCTGCAAACAGCTTAATTCAACTACTGCTGATAAGTGTGCTTTCAATCCTTCTAACATTAGACCCCAAATCCCATCGAAAGATAATTATTTCAGCAACCCCTAGGCCTTTTAGAAGCGAAGTTTCAACACTACTTGATAATTGCAGAGTTGCATTGGGAGGCTGGCTAGAAGGTATGACAATCTCAGCAACAAGCGTTTTTCTCTTAACCTGGCTAGGTCTTTCAATTCTAAAAGTTCCTCTAGCCCTTCTTAGTGCACTTGTATGTGGAATACTTACTTTCTTGCCCACAATTGGACCAACAACAGCAACATTATTGCCATTAGGTATTGCATTAATTATTTCTCCTATATTAATGCTAAAAGTACTAATTCTTAGAATCATCCTACAGAACATAGAGGCATTTTTATTAACACCATTTTTATTAAGTCGAACAGTAAATTTATTACCTACGGTTGCATTAATGGCACAATTAAGTTTAGGTGCGTTATTAGGACTACCTGGACTATTGATAGCTCTACCACTTACAGTAACTTTACAAGTCTGTATTCAAGACCTGCTTATTAAAAAAGTAATGGACAAATGGGTCTAA
- the secD gene encoding protein translocase subunit SecD, whose amino-acid sequence MARQQGWFALILALAFSAGAVFISFPLQLGLDLRGGSQLTLQVQPTEEITRVDSEQLEAVKAVMDLRVNGLGVSESTIQTIGSDQLVVQLPGEQDPSRASEILGSTALLEFRAQKPGTQNELRNLQRIKRQAEGILKFYGERGNSLNSPSDVELNTEQIALAQKTLGIEITSENDVDQLEQLIDKAQFKIAELFEPAFFTGNLIKAGSRQEQNGSGWEVTLTFNSEGGGKFADLTKSIAGTDRLLGIVLDGRSISEAKVGQQFKMAGITGGAATISGNFTVQDARDLEVKLDGGSLPLPVEILEVRTIGPTLGAANIRRSLSSALSGLALVAIFMLLAYRLAGFVAVIALSLYALFNLAVYALVPVTLTLPGIAGFILSIGMAVDANVLIFERVKDELRRGNTLIRSIETGFSEAFSSIIDGHLTTLISCIALFSLGTGFVKGFAATLGIGVVLSLFTALSCTRTLLRFLMSYQKLRRPTNFLPANQIPSSQF is encoded by the coding sequence ATGGCACGCCAACAAGGCTGGTTTGCTTTGATTCTTGCGCTGGCTTTTTCTGCTGGTGCGGTTTTTATAAGCTTTCCACTTCAGTTGGGTTTGGACTTGCGTGGTGGCAGTCAGCTAACTCTTCAGGTTCAACCCACGGAAGAAATTACCCGAGTTGATAGTGAACAGCTTGAGGCGGTGAAAGCTGTTATGGATCTTCGGGTTAATGGATTAGGTGTTTCTGAATCAACTATTCAAACCATTGGTTCAGATCAACTGGTGGTTCAACTTCCGGGTGAGCAGGATCCCTCACGTGCCTCGGAAATACTAGGTAGTACAGCTTTGCTTGAATTTAGGGCTCAGAAACCTGGAACTCAAAATGAGCTTAGAAATCTGCAAAGAATTAAACGACAAGCTGAAGGAATCCTCAAATTCTATGGAGAGCGGGGAAATTCACTAAATAGCCCTTCAGATGTTGAGCTAAATACTGAGCAAATTGCTTTAGCTCAAAAAACTCTTGGTATTGAGATTACTTCTGAAAATGATGTCGATCAACTTGAACAATTGATAGATAAAGCACAATTCAAAATAGCTGAACTTTTTGAACCAGCCTTTTTTACTGGCAATTTGATTAAGGCAGGCAGTCGTCAGGAGCAAAACGGTTCTGGATGGGAAGTCACGCTTACCTTCAATAGTGAAGGCGGAGGAAAATTCGCGGACCTAACTAAATCAATAGCTGGTACAGATCGTTTACTGGGAATTGTTCTTGATGGAAGGTCTATTAGTGAAGCAAAAGTTGGTCAACAGTTCAAGATGGCTGGAATTACTGGAGGTGCGGCAACTATTAGCGGTAATTTCACTGTTCAGGATGCACGCGATTTAGAAGTCAAACTTGATGGTGGCTCTCTCCCTTTGCCTGTAGAAATCCTCGAAGTAAGAACGATTGGACCAACACTTGGAGCTGCAAATATTCGTAGAAGTCTTTCCTCGGCACTTTCTGGCCTTGCATTGGTCGCAATCTTTATGTTGCTTGCTTATCGATTAGCAGGCTTTGTGGCTGTAATTGCTTTGAGCCTGTATGCATTATTTAATCTTGCTGTTTATGCGTTAGTTCCTGTAACTCTTACCCTCCCAGGCATAGCAGGTTTCATTCTTAGTATTGGGATGGCTGTTGATGCAAATGTTCTAATTTTTGAGCGTGTCAAGGATGAATTGAGGAGAGGAAATACTCTTATTCGCTCTATAGAAACTGGATTCTCAGAGGCCTTTTCTTCAATTATTGATGGCCATCTGACTACACTTATTAGCTGTATCGCTCTTTTTTCCTTAGGTACTGGATTTGTTAAAGGGTTTGCTGCGACATTAGGAATAGGAGTGGTGTTGAGTTTATTTACTGCACTCAGTTGCACACGTACGCTTTTGAGATTTCTTATGAGTTACCAAAAATTAAGACGCCCTACAAATTTTCTACCTGCAAACCAAATACCATCTTCACAATTTTGA
- the mnmH gene encoding tRNA 2-selenouridine(34) synthase MnmH, giving the protein MSGIGLQTYLPIETFRQINGPVIDIRSSSEFNKGHWPEAISLPLFSDEERATVGKSYKNEGREKAILLGLKFIGPKIPVLKGKLQSLSQQVGNTNNDGINKYCLKLYCWRGGMRSASVSWLANLLNLKPVILIGGYKAYRNWVLKQFQKELPLKLIGGKTGTGKTDLLYSMKKAGLFTIDLEGLANHRGSSFGSLGLPPQPTSELYENLLAETLENCKKNPAQYIWLEAESASLGRCRIPNELFKQMKKAPILEICRSQKERIQQLVKVYSNHDKDALIDAVTRISRRLGPQRTKEAKTAIENENWEQACVAMLDYYDRCYDYELARSPKRKTVDLTGKTADLAVEKLLREGLLN; this is encoded by the coding sequence ATGTCAGGTATTGGCCTACAAACCTATCTGCCTATAGAAACCTTCAGACAGATCAATGGCCCAGTAATAGATATAAGAAGTTCTTCTGAATTCAATAAAGGGCATTGGCCAGAAGCCATTAGTCTTCCATTATTTAGCGATGAAGAAAGGGCAACAGTAGGCAAAAGCTATAAAAACGAAGGTAGAGAAAAGGCAATATTACTTGGATTAAAATTTATAGGGCCAAAAATTCCTGTCCTAAAGGGGAAGTTACAATCTTTAAGTCAGCAAGTTGGTAACACAAATAACGATGGAATAAATAAATATTGTCTAAAACTTTATTGCTGGAGAGGTGGTATGCGCTCAGCAAGTGTTAGTTGGTTAGCTAATTTATTAAATTTAAAACCTGTAATTCTGATTGGAGGATATAAAGCTTATAGAAATTGGGTACTAAAACAATTTCAAAAGGAATTGCCTCTCAAGTTAATTGGTGGAAAGACTGGCACAGGAAAAACAGATCTTCTATATTCAATGAAAAAAGCAGGCCTTTTTACAATTGATTTAGAAGGATTAGCCAACCACAGAGGTAGCAGTTTTGGAAGTCTTGGACTTCCTCCTCAACCAACCTCAGAACTCTATGAAAATCTACTCGCTGAAACCCTTGAAAATTGCAAAAAAAACCCAGCTCAGTACATTTGGTTAGAAGCAGAAAGTGCAAGTTTAGGTCGATGCAGAATCCCAAATGAATTGTTCAAACAAATGAAAAAAGCTCCGATTCTGGAAATATGTCGATCACAAAAAGAAAGAATTCAACAATTGGTGAAAGTCTATTCAAATCATGATAAAGATGCTCTTATAGATGCTGTTACAAGGATTAGTCGAAGACTTGGGCCACAGCGAACAAAAGAGGCTAAAACAGCTATCGAAAATGAAAACTGGGAGCAAGCCTGCGTAGCAATGCTCGATTATTACGATCGTTGCTACGACTATGAGTTAGCAAGGAGTCCCAAAAGAAAGACAGTTGACTTAACTGGTAAGACGGCAGATTTAGCAGTTGAAAAACTCCTTAGAGAAGGGCTTCTCAACTAG
- the secF gene encoding protein translocase subunit SecF, with protein sequence MTRSFSYNSNKSSLRIRLCSRRHFVWWTSGIFVALSLLGLLLCFFNPSIKAPLRPGIDFTGGTQIQLERTCDHSCDELSTTKISEILRNLSISEEETKSFPKISDAKVQFLDDSKSLVLRLPFLSASQGQSVIAAMEPIAGPFQPGGQAINTIGPSLGGQLLKSSLISLLAAFAGIALYISLRYDQRFAVLALIALGHDVIIVCGVFAWLGLLFSLEVNSLFAVALLTIAGYSVNDTVVVFDRIRERARVNSSLDLAEQIDRAVSSTLTRTLYTSGTTLLPLLALIFFGGSTLYWFAIALALGVVIGSWSSIALAPSLLSLSSSNIPVPIETQSEDKVEK encoded by the coding sequence ATGACCAGATCTTTTTCTTACAATTCCAATAAAAGTTCTCTAAGAATCCGGCTTTGCAGCCGCCGACATTTTGTTTGGTGGACTTCAGGAATTTTTGTTGCACTTAGCCTTTTGGGGTTGTTACTTTGCTTTTTTAATCCTTCTATTAAGGCCCCACTTCGTCCTGGAATTGATTTTACTGGTGGTACGCAAATTCAGCTAGAAAGAACTTGTGATCACTCCTGCGATGAACTTAGTACGACAAAAATTTCTGAAATTTTGAGGAATTTATCTATTTCAGAAGAAGAAACAAAATCCTTTCCAAAAATATCAGATGCGAAAGTTCAATTTCTTGATGATTCGAAATCATTAGTGCTGAGACTTCCATTTTTGTCTGCTTCACAAGGTCAATCTGTAATAGCAGCTATGGAGCCGATTGCCGGACCTTTCCAGCCTGGTGGTCAGGCTATTAATACAATTGGCCCAAGCCTTGGTGGGCAGCTACTAAAAAGTAGTTTGATATCTCTTTTGGCAGCCTTTGCAGGTATTGCTTTATATATAAGCCTTCGATATGATCAAAGATTTGCTGTATTGGCCTTAATAGCGCTGGGTCATGATGTGATTATTGTTTGTGGTGTTTTTGCTTGGCTAGGATTGCTTTTCTCTCTAGAAGTTAATAGTCTTTTTGCTGTTGCGTTATTAACAATTGCAGGTTATTCCGTCAACGACACTGTTGTTGTATTTGATAGAATTCGTGAACGTGCTCGCGTTAATTCTTCCCTGGATTTGGCAGAGCAAATTGATAGGGCAGTCTCTTCAACATTAACGAGAACTCTTTACACTAGTGGAACAACACTTTTGCCTTTATTGGCATTGATTTTCTTTGGGGGGAGTACTTTATATTGGTTTGCTATTGCGTTGGCATTGGGAGTTGTAATAGGTAGTTGGTCTAGTATTGCACTGGCTCCTTCATTATTAAGTTTAAGCAGTTCAAATATTCCAGTGCCAATTGAGACTCAATCAGAGGATAAAGTTGAGAAATAA